In the genome of Telluria beijingensis, one region contains:
- the aceE gene encoding pyruvate dehydrogenase (acetyl-transferring), homodimeric type produces MSAQLDQLTAQTANDPDAIETKEWLDALEAVIEHEGTERAHYLMERLVDLARRRGAHVPFSANTAYVNTIPAHLNQNSPGNLEYEERLRSWMRWNAMAMVVKANRADGDLGGHISSFASLANMLGTGFNHFWHAPTEDHGGDLLYIQGHSSPGIYARAFLEGRLSEEQLLNFRREVDGNGLSSYPHPKLMPDFWQFPTVSMGLGPLMAIYQARFLKYLHARGIAKTDNRKVWVFCGDGEMDEPESMGAIGMAAREQLDNLVMVVNCNLQRLDGPVRGNGKIIQELEADFRGAGWNVVKVIWGSQWDPLLAQDKDGILQRVMMESVDGEYQNYKAKDGAYVRKHFFGKHPALLEMVSKMSDDDIWRLTRGGHDPHKIYAAFKNAQENKGTPTVLLVKTVKGFGMGKSGEARNTAHQTKKLDDQAIRDMRDRFNIPIPDDKLAEIPFFKPADDAPEMVYLHERRKALGGYLPQRREKADEKLVVPKLESFKGVLEPTAEGREISSTQSYVRVITSLLKDESIGQRIVPILVDESRTFGMEGLFRQIGIFNQQGQLYEPVDRDQVMYYREDKAGQILQEGINEAGGMSSWIAAATSYSSNNRTMIPFYTFYSMFGMQRVGDLVWLAGDIRARGFLMGGTAGRTTLNGEGLQHEDGHSHVIAATVPNCLPYDPTFGHEVAVIIQDGLRRMVEEQEDVFYYITIMNENYPHPGLKPGQEEGILKGMYLLQEGDKEPQNRVQLIGCGTILRESLFAAELLKNDWGIAADVWSAPSLTLLARDGQDAERWNMVNPEQPQRVPYVTELMNGTSGPIVATTDYMRMFAEQIRAFMPKDRTYKVLGTDGFGRSDSRVKLREFFEVNRYYITVASLRALADEGKIDRAIVSQAIAKYGIDQNKPNPVTQ; encoded by the coding sequence ATGTCAGCTCAACTCGACCAGTTGACCGCGCAAACCGCCAACGATCCGGACGCGATCGAGACCAAGGAATGGCTCGATGCGCTGGAAGCGGTGATCGAACATGAGGGAACCGAACGCGCCCATTACCTGATGGAGCGCCTGGTCGACCTGGCGCGCCGCCGCGGCGCCCACGTTCCGTTTTCGGCAAATACCGCCTACGTGAACACCATCCCGGCCCACCTGAACCAGAATTCGCCGGGCAACCTCGAATACGAAGAGCGCCTGCGCTCGTGGATGCGCTGGAACGCGATGGCGATGGTCGTCAAGGCCAACCGCGCCGACGGCGACCTGGGCGGCCATATCTCGTCCTTCGCCTCGCTGGCGAACATGCTGGGCACCGGCTTCAACCACTTCTGGCACGCGCCGACCGAAGACCACGGCGGCGACCTGCTGTACATCCAGGGCCACTCGTCGCCCGGCATCTACGCGCGCGCCTTCCTCGAAGGCCGCCTGTCCGAAGAACAGCTGCTGAACTTCCGCCGTGAAGTCGACGGCAATGGCCTGTCGTCGTACCCGCACCCGAAACTGATGCCGGACTTCTGGCAGTTCCCGACCGTGTCGATGGGCCTTGGCCCGCTGATGGCCATTTACCAGGCGCGCTTCCTGAAGTACCTGCACGCACGCGGCATCGCCAAGACCGACAACCGCAAGGTCTGGGTCTTCTGCGGCGACGGCGAGATGGACGAGCCGGAATCGATGGGCGCGATCGGCATGGCCGCGCGCGAGCAGCTGGACAACCTGGTCATGGTCGTCAACTGCAACCTGCAGCGCCTGGACGGTCCGGTGCGCGGCAACGGCAAGATCATCCAGGAACTGGAAGCCGACTTCCGCGGCGCCGGCTGGAACGTCGTCAAGGTCATCTGGGGCTCGCAGTGGGATCCGCTGCTGGCTCAGGACAAGGACGGCATCCTGCAGCGCGTCATGATGGAATCGGTCGACGGCGAATACCAGAACTACAAGGCCAAGGACGGCGCCTACGTGCGCAAGCATTTCTTCGGCAAGCACCCTGCGCTGCTCGAGATGGTGTCGAAGATGAGCGACGACGACATCTGGCGCCTGACCCGCGGCGGCCACGATCCGCACAAGATCTACGCCGCGTTCAAGAACGCACAAGAGAACAAGGGCACCCCGACCGTGCTGCTGGTCAAGACCGTCAAGGGCTTCGGCATGGGCAAGTCGGGCGAGGCGCGCAACACCGCCCACCAGACCAAGAAGCTCGACGACCAGGCGATCCGCGACATGCGCGACCGCTTCAACATCCCTATCCCGGACGACAAGCTGGCCGAGATCCCGTTCTTCAAGCCGGCCGACGACGCGCCCGAGATGGTCTACCTGCACGAGCGCCGCAAGGCCCTGGGTGGCTACCTGCCGCAGCGCCGCGAAAAGGCCGACGAAAAGCTGGTGGTGCCGAAGCTGGAGTCGTTCAAGGGCGTGCTCGAGCCGACCGCGGAAGGCCGCGAGATCTCGTCGACCCAGTCGTATGTGCGCGTGATCACCAGCCTGCTGAAGGACGAGAGCATCGGCCAGCGCATCGTGCCGATCCTGGTCGACGAATCGCGTACCTTCGGCATGGAAGGCCTGTTCCGCCAGATCGGCATCTTCAACCAGCAAGGCCAGTTGTACGAGCCGGTCGACCGCGACCAGGTGATGTACTACCGTGAAGACAAGGCAGGCCAGATCCTGCAAGAGGGTATCAACGAAGCGGGCGGCATGAGCTCGTGGATCGCGGCGGCGACCTCGTACTCGTCGAACAACCGCACGATGATCCCGTTCTACACCTTCTACTCGATGTTCGGCATGCAGCGCGTGGGCGACCTGGTCTGGCTGGCCGGCGACATCCGTGCGCGCGGCTTCCTGATGGGCGGCACCGCCGGCCGGACGACGCTGAACGGCGAAGGCCTGCAGCACGAAGATGGCCACAGCCACGTGATCGCCGCGACCGTGCCGAACTGCCTGCCGTATGACCCGACCTTCGGCCACGAAGTCGCCGTCATCATCCAGGACGGCCTGCGCCGCATGGTGGAAGAACAGGAAGACGTGTTCTACTACATCACCATCATGAACGAGAACTACCCGCATCCAGGCCTGAAGCCGGGCCAGGAAGAGGGCATCCTGAAGGGCATGTACCTGCTGCAGGAAGGCGATAAAGAGCCGCAGAACCGCGTCCAGCTGATCGGCTGCGGCACCATCCTGCGCGAATCGCTGTTCGCCGCCGAGCTGCTCAAGAACGACTGGGGCATTGCCGCCGACGTGTGGTCGGCGCCTTCGCTGACCCTGCTGGCGCGCGACGGCCAGGACGCCGAGCGCTGGAACATGGTCAACCCGGAGCAGCCGCAGCGCGTGCCTTACGTGACCGAGCTGATGAACGGTACCTCGGGCCCGATCGTCGCGACCACCGACTACATGCGCATGTTCGCCGAGCAGATCCGCGCCTTCATGCCGAAGGACCGCACCTATAAGGTGCTGGGCACCGACGGCTTCGGCCGCTCGGATTCGCGCGTCAAGCTGCGCGAGTTCTTCGAAGTGAACCGCTACTACATCACGGTCGCTTCGCTGCGCGCCCTGGCCGACGAAGGCAAGATCGACCGCGCCATCGTGTCGCAGGCGATCGCCAAGTACGGCATCGACCAGAACAAGCCGAATCCGGTGACCCAGTAA
- the folD gene encoding bifunctional methylenetetrahydrofolate dehydrogenase/methenyltetrahydrofolate cyclohydrolase FolD: protein MPAQLIDGVLLSKQLREDIAARAAKLTAAGKQPGLAVILVGEDPASQVYVRNKVKACGDVGFHSVLEKYEADLSEAALLDRIAALNVDPAIHGILVQMPLPKHIDPSKVIEAISTAKDVDGYSVLSAGELMTGLEGFRPCTPYGCMKLIETTGIDLRGKHAVVIGRSNTVGKPMGMLLLQANATVTICHSATADLGYHTRQADVIVAAVGRRNTLTADMVKPGAIVIDVGMNRDDAGKLCGDVDFEGVKEVAAHITPVPGGVGPMTITMLLQNTVESAERELAKQR, encoded by the coding sequence ATGCCTGCACAACTGATCGACGGAGTCCTCCTTTCCAAACAACTGCGCGAAGACATCGCCGCGCGCGCCGCCAAACTGACCGCCGCCGGCAAGCAGCCCGGCCTCGCCGTGATCCTGGTCGGGGAAGACCCGGCCAGCCAGGTCTATGTGCGCAACAAGGTGAAGGCCTGCGGCGACGTCGGCTTCCATTCGGTGCTCGAGAAGTACGAGGCCGATTTGAGCGAAGCCGCCCTGCTCGATCGCATCGCAGCCCTGAACGTCGACCCGGCCATCCACGGCATCCTGGTGCAGATGCCGCTGCCGAAGCATATCGATCCATCGAAAGTCATCGAGGCCATCTCGACCGCCAAGGACGTCGATGGCTATTCGGTGCTGTCGGCCGGCGAACTGATGACCGGCCTGGAAGGCTTCCGCCCCTGCACCCCGTACGGCTGCATGAAGCTGATCGAAACCACCGGCATCGACCTGCGCGGCAAGCACGCGGTCGTGATCGGCCGCAGCAACACCGTCGGTAAACCAATGGGCATGTTGCTCTTGCAAGCCAACGCCACCGTGACCATATGCCATAGCGCGACCGCGGACCTGGGCTACCACACCCGCCAGGCCGACGTGATCGTGGCCGCCGTGGGCCGCCGCAATACCCTGACCGCCGACATGGTCAAGCCGGGCGCGATCGTGATCGACGTCGGCATGAACCGCGACGACGCCGGCAAACTGTGCGGCGACGTCGATTTCGAGGGCGTCAAGGAAGTGGCGGCGCACATCACGCCGGTGCCGGGTGGCGTGGGGCCGATGACGATCACGATGCTGTTGCAGAACACGGTGGAGTCGGCCGAGCGCGAATTGGCGAAACAACGCTGA
- a CDS encoding M3 family metallopeptidase, whose product MTTDTNPLLDFSGLPRFDAIKPEHVTPAIEQLIAEANAVVAQLEAPVDDVTWDTLAPLDDASERLGRAWGVIGHLNHVVDTPELRATYNENQPKVVEFSTAIGQNEALFAKYRQLRNGPHWDSLNPVRQRIVDNALRDFRLGGAELPEDKKPRFAEIQEQQSQLSTRFSENVLDATNDYKLVVENEDELAGLPDDVKAAAKAAAERDGKSGWLFTLHFPSYFPVLQFADNRDLREKIYRASATKASDAGIMFTEVEKWDNSSNIVNLLKLRNEEARLLDYGSFADVSLVAKMAQSPQHVIEFLEDLARRARPFAEKDLLELREFARTELGIKELQSWDVTYASEKLREKRYAFSAQEVKEFFPEHKVIEGLFGVIRQLFEADVVPEDAPVWHPDVRFYRIERNGQLVGQFYLDPYARAGKAQGAWMNDARGRRLLANGTVQTPVAYLVCNFTPPAMKDGVLQPSLFTHDEVTTLFHEFGHGLHHMLTEVEELSVAGISGVEWDAVELPSQFMENFCWEWDKLQQMTAHYQTGEPLPRALYDKMLAAKNFQSGMQTLRQVEFSLIDMHLHYDFDPHGQQVQELVDDIRRNFAVITPPSFNRFQHSFSHIFAGGYAAGYYSYKWAEVLSADAYAAFEEAVEGGADLFETGRRFQREILAVGGSRPALESFKAFRGREPSIDALLRHSGMNA is encoded by the coding sequence ATGACGACCGATACCAATCCCCTCCTCGACTTTTCCGGCCTGCCGCGCTTCGACGCGATCAAGCCCGAACACGTCACGCCTGCCATCGAGCAGCTGATTGCCGAGGCAAACGCCGTGGTGGCCCAACTCGAAGCGCCAGTAGACGACGTCACCTGGGACACCCTGGCCCCGCTCGACGACGCCAGCGAACGCCTGGGCCGCGCCTGGGGCGTGATCGGCCACCTGAACCACGTGGTGGACACGCCCGAGCTGCGCGCCACCTATAACGAGAACCAGCCAAAAGTGGTGGAGTTTTCTACCGCCATCGGCCAGAACGAGGCGCTGTTCGCCAAGTACCGGCAGCTGCGCAACGGCCCGCACTGGGACAGCCTCAATCCGGTGCGCCAGCGCATTGTCGACAACGCCCTGCGCGACTTCCGCCTCGGCGGCGCCGAACTGCCGGAAGATAAGAAGCCGCGCTTCGCCGAAATCCAGGAACAGCAATCGCAGCTGTCGACCCGCTTCTCGGAAAACGTGCTCGACGCGACCAACGACTACAAGCTGGTGGTCGAAAACGAAGACGAGCTGGCCGGCCTGCCCGACGATGTGAAGGCTGCCGCCAAAGCCGCCGCCGAACGCGATGGCAAGAGCGGCTGGCTGTTCACCCTGCACTTCCCGTCCTACTTCCCGGTGCTGCAGTTCGCCGACAATCGCGACTTGCGCGAAAAGATCTACCGCGCCAGCGCCACCAAGGCGTCGGACGCCGGCATCATGTTCACCGAGGTCGAGAAGTGGGACAACTCGTCGAACATCGTCAACCTGCTCAAGCTGCGCAACGAAGAAGCGCGCCTGCTCGACTACGGCAGCTTCGCCGACGTCTCGCTGGTGGCCAAGATGGCGCAGAGCCCTCAGCACGTGATCGAATTCCTCGAAGACCTGGCGCGCCGCGCGCGTCCGTTCGCCGAGAAGGACCTGCTCGAGCTGCGCGAATTCGCCCGTACCGAACTCGGAATCAAAGAACTGCAATCCTGGGACGTCACCTATGCGTCCGAAAAGCTGCGCGAGAAGCGCTATGCCTTCTCGGCCCAGGAAGTGAAGGAATTCTTCCCCGAGCATAAGGTGATCGAGGGCCTGTTCGGCGTGATCAGGCAGTTGTTCGAGGCCGACGTGGTGCCGGAGGACGCGCCCGTGTGGCATCCCGACGTGCGTTTCTACCGCATCGAGCGTAACGGCCAACTGGTCGGCCAGTTCTACCTCGATCCATATGCGCGCGCCGGCAAGGCGCAGGGCGCCTGGATGAACGACGCGCGCGGCCGCCGCCTGCTGGCCAACGGCACCGTGCAGACCCCGGTCGCTTACCTGGTCTGCAATTTCACGCCGCCGGCGATGAAGGATGGCGTGCTGCAGCCTTCGCTGTTCACGCACGACGAAGTAACGACGCTGTTCCACGAATTCGGCCACGGCCTGCACCATATGCTGACCGAAGTCGAGGAACTGTCGGTGGCCGGCATCTCGGGCGTCGAATGGGATGCGGTGGAACTGCCGTCGCAATTCATGGAAAACTTCTGCTGGGAGTGGGACAAGCTGCAGCAGATGACGGCCCACTACCAGACCGGCGAACCGCTGCCGCGGGCGCTGTACGACAAGATGCTGGCGGCGAAGAACTTCCAGTCCGGGATGCAGACCCTGCGCCAGGTCGAGTTCTCGCTGATCGACATGCACCTGCACTACGATTTCGATCCGCACGGCCAGCAGGTGCAGGAACTGGTCGACGACATCCGCCGCAACTTCGCCGTCATCACGCCGCCGTCGTTCAACCGCTTCCAGCATTCGTTCAGCCATATCTTCGCGGGCGGCTACGCGGCCGGGTACTACAGCTATAAATGGGCCGAGGTACTGTCCGCCGACGCCTATGCGGCATTCGAGGAAGCGGTCGAGGGCGGCGCCGACCTGTTCGAGACCGGCCGCCGCTTCCAGCGCGAGATCCTCGCGGTGGGCGGCTCGCGTCCGGCGCTCGAATCGTTCAAGGCCTTCCGCGGCCGCGAACCGTCGATCGACGCCCTGCTGCGCCATAGCGGCATGAATGCATGA
- a CDS encoding DNA polymerase III subunit chi, producing MTRIDFHTNIPDKLSYACRLARKAYGSRAKVVVLAESREQAEALNAALWNVSDTDFIPHVMAGDPLAPQTPVVITDNEDVALPHHDMLVNLTRRTPNNFAQFARVFEIISLDEADAAEGRKRYVAYKKQSYPLTHFVAGQT from the coding sequence ATGACCCGGATCGACTTCCATACCAATATTCCCGATAAGCTTTCCTATGCCTGCCGCCTGGCGCGCAAGGCATATGGTTCGCGCGCCAAAGTGGTGGTGCTGGCAGAAAGCCGCGAGCAGGCCGAGGCCTTGAATGCGGCATTGTGGAACGTGTCGGATACCGATTTCATTCCGCACGTGATGGCGGGCGATCCGCTGGCGCCGCAAACGCCGGTCGTGATTACCGATAATGAAGACGTGGCGCTGCCGCACCACGATATGCTGGTGAACCTCACGCGCCGCACGCCGAATAATTTCGCGCAGTTCGCGCGAGTGTTCGAAATCATTTCGCTCGACGAAGCCGATGCCGCCGAAGGACGCAAACGCTATGTCGCATATAAAAAGCAATCCTATCCATTGACCCACTTCGTCGCAGGACAGACATGA
- a CDS encoding H-NS histone family protein, whose translation MANIDLSGYNLAELKGLQFDIEKEIKNRQQQDVKKAREQILEIAQNMGISVEELLAKGGSGKGKKAGGGAKVNPQYHNPADNSQTWTGRGRQPKWVVEALGKGKSLEDLRI comes from the coding sequence ATGGCAAACATCGATCTGTCGGGTTATAACCTCGCCGAGCTGAAAGGTCTTCAATTCGATATCGAAAAGGAGATCAAAAACCGCCAGCAGCAGGACGTCAAGAAAGCGCGCGAGCAGATTCTCGAGATCGCCCAGAATATGGGAATCTCGGTGGAAGAATTGCTGGCCAAGGGTGGCAGCGGCAAAGGCAAGAAGGCGGGCGGCGGCGCCAAGGTGAATCCGCAATACCACAATCCAGCCGACAATTCCCAGACCTGGACCGGCCGCGGCCGCCAGCCGAAATGGGTGGTCGAGGCGCTGGGCAAGGGCAAGTCGCTGGAAGATCTGCGGATCTGA
- a CDS encoding NHL repeat-containing protein, with translation MKRLPLIAALAGAAILAIGTAIYFTDTIEQRPGALAILTPPVAKTTPFWPARVSLLAGDGRDGVLDGQASASRFSDPYGVAIGPRGAVYVADGGEANRIRLVQPDGAVSTLAGGKEGFADGIGAAAAFHTPSAIALDHEGNLVVADTGNHAIRKVAPDGTVTTLAGDGTPGYLDGIGRAAQFNAPVGIAVDDAGIVYVADTYNDRIRRIAPDGTVTTLAGNGKPGLLDGALLDAGFDTPSALAAGRDGTLYVADTGNHAVRRVKPDGTVDTLAIPLEGEVRPPLRRPAGLALTRDGYLYIAASSGGRILQLTPEGEMRPLQDVDRPLDPQGFGSDGTVQLYGPRGIAVGRDGSLVVADANAHRVHRLAPPREGEATPILARPALATRSEPMPWPVGPQDMVHEVVGVMGEVRGAYNGDSRHHFHAGLDVRADVGAKVLAVFPSKVTDPHANWGFNSLSEGLSVGPLSYIHMRVGRDPQGRPLDPRFQILRDAKGKAERVRVPRGTRFAVGDPLGTINAMAHVHLDYYQGGNVVNPLTLPFVGFRDTVPPIIQRIALYDAAGKRIAARKGQPIRLARSLGEIQVVVNAYDQVNGNLTRRKLGLYKLGYQLLRADGTPLAGYEQPLVTQVYDRLPRNQDAVKAVYAPTSGITVYGSKSTQFDYALNNRLQDGEIETGSWRIGELEPGSYILRIHAADFAGNLAQEGRDLAFVVE, from the coding sequence GTGAAACGACTTCCCCTCATCGCCGCGCTCGCGGGCGCCGCCATCCTGGCCATCGGCACGGCCATCTACTTCACCGACACCATCGAACAGCGCCCCGGCGCCCTGGCCATCCTGACGCCGCCGGTCGCCAAGACCACGCCGTTCTGGCCGGCGCGCGTGAGCCTGCTGGCCGGCGACGGCCGTGACGGCGTACTTGACGGACAGGCCAGCGCCAGCCGCTTCAGCGACCCCTATGGCGTGGCCATCGGCCCGCGCGGCGCGGTCTACGTCGCTGACGGCGGCGAGGCCAACCGCATCCGGCTGGTCCAGCCCGACGGCGCCGTCTCGACCCTGGCCGGCGGCAAGGAAGGTTTCGCCGACGGCATCGGCGCCGCGGCCGCCTTCCATACGCCGTCCGCCATCGCGCTCGACCATGAAGGCAACCTGGTCGTGGCCGATACCGGTAACCATGCGATCCGCAAGGTGGCGCCGGATGGCACAGTCACCACGCTGGCGGGCGACGGCACTCCCGGCTACCTGGACGGCATCGGCCGCGCCGCCCAGTTCAACGCCCCGGTCGGCATCGCGGTGGACGACGCCGGCATCGTCTACGTGGCCGACACCTACAACGACCGCATCCGCCGCATCGCCCCGGACGGCACGGTGACGACGCTGGCCGGCAATGGCAAGCCCGGCCTGCTCGATGGCGCGCTGCTCGATGCCGGCTTCGACACCCCGAGCGCGCTGGCGGCCGGCCGCGATGGCACGCTGTACGTGGCCGATACCGGTAACCACGCGGTGCGCCGCGTCAAGCCCGACGGCACGGTCGACACGCTGGCGATCCCGCTCGAAGGCGAAGTGCGCCCGCCGCTGCGGCGCCCGGCCGGCCTCGCGCTCACCCGCGACGGCTACCTGTACATCGCCGCCAGCTCCGGCGGACGCATCCTGCAACTGACGCCCGAAGGAGAGATGCGTCCGCTGCAGGACGTCGACCGCCCGCTCGACCCGCAAGGCTTCGGCAGCGACGGCACGGTGCAGCTGTACGGCCCGCGCGGCATCGCGGTCGGCCGCGACGGCAGCCTGGTGGTGGCCGACGCCAACGCCCACCGCGTGCACCGGCTGGCGCCGCCGCGCGAGGGCGAAGCGACGCCGATACTGGCGCGGCCGGCGCTCGCCACCCGCAGCGAGCCGATGCCGTGGCCGGTCGGCCCGCAAGACATGGTGCACGAAGTCGTCGGCGTGATGGGCGAAGTGCGCGGCGCCTACAACGGCGACAGCCGCCACCACTTCCACGCTGGCCTGGACGTGCGCGCCGACGTCGGCGCGAAGGTGCTGGCCGTATTCCCGTCCAAGGTCACCGACCCGCACGCCAACTGGGGTTTCAATTCCCTCAGCGAAGGCTTGAGCGTGGGACCGCTGTCGTACATCCACATGCGCGTCGGGCGCGACCCGCAGGGCCGGCCGCTCGATCCGCGCTTCCAGATCCTGCGCGACGCCAAGGGCAAGGCCGAGCGCGTGCGGGTCCCGCGCGGCACCCGCTTCGCGGTCGGCGATCCCCTCGGCACCATCAATGCCATGGCCCACGTCCACCTCGACTACTACCAGGGCGGCAACGTGGTCAATCCGCTGACCCTGCCCTTCGTCGGCTTCCGGGATACCGTCCCACCCATCATCCAGCGCATCGCGCTGTACGACGCTGCCGGCAAGCGCATCGCGGCCAGGAAAGGCCAGCCGATCCGCTTGGCGCGCAGCCTCGGCGAGATCCAGGTGGTCGTCAACGCCTACGACCAGGTCAACGGCAACCTGACGCGCCGCAAGCTGGGCCTGTACAAGCTCGGTTACCAGCTGCTGCGCGCCGACGGCACGCCGCTGGCCGGCTACGAACAGCCGCTCGTCACCCAGGTCTACGACCGCCTGCCGCGCAACCAGGACGCCGTCAAGGCCGTCTATGCGCCGACCAGCGGCATCACGGTGTATGGCAGCAAGTCGACCCAGTTCGACTATGCGCTCAACAACCGCCTGCAGGACGGCGAGATCGAAACCGGCAGCTGGCGCATCGGCGAGCTCGAACCTGGCTCCTACATCCTGCGCATCCACGCCGCCGACTTCGCCGGCAATCTGGCGCAGGAGGGACGTGACCTGGCCTTCGTCGTGGAGTAA
- a CDS encoding FAD-dependent monooxygenase yields the protein MDRYDVLIAGAGPTGMVLALWLAHQGVKVAIVDKAAQPGTTSRAMAVQARTLELYRQLGLADETIAAGKRNVALNMWVRGKRRARLSFQDAGEKLTPYPFVLVYPQDLHEQLLLRHLERAGVHVQRPVELVAFEDRDDHVVARLRDPDGGLRECEARFLAGCDGANSAVRQGLGAGFPGGTYDHVFYVADVQAAGVAADGEVHVALETSDFVIMLPYTDTGRGRLVGTVHGARAADKGAAPYTFDDVSHSALSSLGLRVDQVHWFSTYRVHHRVTNHYRSGQVFLVGDAAHVHSPAGGQGMNTGIGDAVNLAWKLAAVVRHEAPDSLLDSYETERLAFARKLVDTTDRMFNFITAEGSFADFVRTRIAPLFATVAYGVDAVRELIFKIVSQITINYHDSPLSIGSAGSIKAGDRLPWVELDGLDNHAPLDRIDWQVQAYGEAGDGLRAWCLLHGMPLREFPWSRPYEEAGFARNAHYLVRPDGHVALCDPSAGPDAVAHYFRDRAYRRFCD from the coding sequence ATGGACAGGTACGACGTGCTCATCGCCGGCGCGGGGCCGACCGGCATGGTGCTGGCCCTGTGGCTGGCGCACCAGGGCGTCAAGGTCGCGATCGTCGACAAGGCGGCGCAGCCGGGCACCACCTCGCGCGCGATGGCGGTCCAGGCGCGCACGCTGGAGCTCTACCGCCAGCTCGGGCTGGCCGACGAGACGATTGCCGCCGGCAAGCGCAACGTCGCCCTCAATATGTGGGTGCGGGGCAAGCGCCGCGCGCGGCTGTCGTTCCAGGACGCCGGCGAAAAACTCACGCCTTACCCCTTCGTGCTGGTCTACCCGCAAGACCTGCACGAACAGCTGCTGCTGCGCCATCTCGAGCGCGCCGGGGTCCACGTCCAACGGCCGGTCGAGCTGGTCGCCTTCGAAGACCGCGACGACCATGTGGTGGCGCGCCTGCGCGACCCGGACGGCGGCCTGCGCGAATGCGAGGCGCGCTTCCTGGCCGGCTGCGACGGCGCCAACTCCGCCGTGCGCCAGGGGCTCGGCGCCGGTTTCCCCGGCGGCACCTATGACCATGTGTTCTACGTGGCCGACGTCCAGGCCGCCGGCGTCGCCGCCGATGGCGAGGTGCACGTGGCGCTCGAGACGTCCGACTTCGTGATCATGCTGCCCTATACCGATACCGGCCGCGGGCGCCTGGTCGGCACCGTGCACGGCGCGCGCGCCGCCGACAAGGGCGCGGCCCCCTACACCTTCGACGACGTCAGCCACAGCGCCCTGTCCAGCCTGGGCCTGCGGGTCGACCAGGTCCACTGGTTCTCGACCTACCGCGTGCACCACCGCGTCACCAATCATTACCGCAGCGGCCAGGTGTTCCTGGTCGGCGACGCCGCCCACGTGCACAGCCCGGCCGGCGGCCAGGGCATGAATACCGGCATCGGCGACGCCGTCAACCTGGCCTGGAAGCTGGCCGCCGTGGTGCGCCACGAGGCGCCCGACAGCCTGCTCGACAGCTACGAGACGGAGCGCCTGGCGTTCGCGCGCAAGCTGGTCGACACCACCGACCGCATGTTCAACTTCATCACTGCCGAAGGCAGCTTCGCCGACTTCGTGCGCACCCGCATTGCCCCGCTGTTCGCCACGGTCGCCTATGGCGTCGATGCGGTGCGCGAACTGATCTTCAAGATCGTCTCGCAAATCACGATCAACTACCACGACAGCCCGCTCAGCATCGGCAGCGCAGGGAGCATCAAGGCCGGCGACCGACTGCCCTGGGTCGAGCTTGATGGCCTCGACAACCATGCGCCGCTGGACAGGATCGACTGGCAGGTGCAGGCCTATGGCGAGGCCGGCGACGGCCTGCGCGCCTGGTGCCTGCTGCACGGCATGCCCTTGCGCGAATTCCCCTGGAGCCGGCCGTACGAAGAAGCCGGCTTCGCGCGCAACGCCCACTACCTCGTCCGGCCGGACGGCCACGTCGCCCTGTGCGATCCGAGCGCTGGGCCGGATGCCGTCGCCCACTACTTCCGCGACCGGGCCTATCGCCGCTTCTGCGACTGA
- a CDS encoding SIMPL domain-containing protein: MLKKLAAAFAAIAATIVVPAQAADLPSYPFIHVNAAASLHVMPDTGEIDFEIVSLDPDLEAAWKLVAERLEASRALLARHGVALEDISVQDLLRRPIKQGDQVQAIETRAAVHATVRDLNGWTALIQALMTTPNLESLAVAFSRSDADTIEAELVKQALGSARLKAQNIARGINARLGPANGVALAPLKNLSNAMGLASDGPRYTPVTAPGDPLLVTVQKLVQGVDVIYRIGK; encoded by the coding sequence ATGCTCAAGAAACTCGCCGCCGCATTCGCCGCCATTGCCGCCACCATCGTCGTCCCGGCGCAGGCCGCCGACCTGCCCTCCTATCCCTTCATCCACGTGAACGCCGCCGCCAGCCTGCACGTGATGCCGGATACGGGCGAGATCGATTTCGAGATCGTCAGCCTCGATCCCGACCTGGAAGCCGCGTGGAAGCTGGTCGCCGAACGGCTGGAAGCGAGCCGCGCGCTGCTCGCCCGGCATGGCGTCGCGCTCGAGGACATCTCGGTGCAGGACCTGCTGCGCCGCCCGATCAAACAGGGCGACCAGGTCCAGGCGATCGAGACCCGCGCCGCGGTCCACGCCACGGTGCGCGACCTGAATGGGTGGACGGCGCTGATCCAGGCCCTGATGACGACGCCGAACCTCGAGTCGCTGGCGGTGGCCTTCAGCCGCAGCGACGCCGACACGATCGAAGCGGAACTGGTGAAGCAGGCCCTGGGCTCGGCGCGCCTGAAGGCGCAGAACATCGCGCGCGGCATCAATGCCAGGCTGGGCCCGGCCAATGGCGTGGCGCTGGCGCCGCTGAAGAACCTGTCGAACGCGATGGGCCTGGCCAGCGACGGCCCACGCTACACGCCGGTCACGGCGCCCGGCGATCCGCTGCTGGTCACGGTGCAGAAGCTGGTGCAGGGGGTGGACGTCATCTATCGCATCGGTAAATAG